From one Papio anubis isolate 15944 chromosome 12, Panubis1.0, whole genome shotgun sequence genomic stretch:
- the LOC116269673 gene encoding olfactory receptor 10G7 produces MSNGSLVTAFILTGLPHAPALDAPLFGAFLVIYVLTVLGNLLILLVIRVDSHLHTPMYSFLSNLSFIDMWLSTVTVPKMLMTLVSPSGRTISFHSCVTQLYFFHFLGSTECFLYTVMSYDRYLAISYPLRYTSMMSGRACALLAIGTWLSGSLHSAVQTILTFHLPYCGPNRIQHYFCDAPPILKLACADTSANEMVIFVNIGVVASGCFLLIVLSYVSIVCSILRIRTSEGRRRAFQTCASHCIVVLCFFGPGLFIYLRPGSRDAVDGVVAIFYTTLTPLFNPVVYTLRNKEVKKALLKLKNGSVFSQGK; encoded by the coding sequence ATGTCCAACGGCAGCCTCGTGACAGCATTCATCCTCACGGGCCTTCCCCATGCCCCAGCGCTGGACGCCCCACTCTTTGGAGCCTTCCTGGTCATTTATGTGCTCACTGTGCTGGGGAACCTCCTCATCCTGCTGGTGATCAGGGTGGATTCTCACCTCCACACCCCCATGTACTCCTTCCTCTCCAACCTGTCCTTCATTGACATGTGGCTCTCCACTGTCACGGtgcccaaaatgctgatgacCTTGGTGTCTCCAAGCGGGAGGACTATCTCCTTCCACAGCTGCGTGACTCAACTCTACTTTTTCCACTTCCTGGGGAGCACCGAGTGTTTCCTCTACACGGTCATGTCCTATGATCGCTACCTGGCCATCAGTTACCCGCTCAGGTACACCAGCATGATGAGTGGGCGCGCGTGTGCTCTCCTGGCCATCGGCACTTGGCTCAGTGGCTCCCTGCACTCTGCTGTCCAGACCATATTGACTTTCCATTTGCCCTACTGTGGACCCAACCGGATCCAGCACTACTTCTGTGACGCACCGCCCATCCTGAAACTGGCCTGTGCAGACACCTCAGCCAACGAGATGGTCATCTTTGTGAACATTGGAGTAGTGGCCTCGGGCTGCTTTCTCCTGATAGTGCTGTCCTATGTGTCCATCGTCTGTTCCATCCTGCGGATCCGCACCTCAGAGGGGAGACGCAGAGCCTTTCAGACCTGTGCCTCCCACTGTATCGTGGTCCTTTGCTTCTTTGGCCCTGGTCTTTTCATTTACCTGAGGCCAGGCTCCAGGGACGCCGTGGATGGGGTTGTGGCCATTTTCTACACCACGCTGACTCCTCTTTTCAACCCTGTTGTGTACACCCTGAGAAACAAGGAGGTAAAGAAAGCTTTGTTGAAGCTGAAAAATGGGTCAGTATTCTCTCAGGGTAAATAG
- the LOC101000684 gene encoding olfactory receptor 10G8, with translation MSNASLVTAFILTGLPHAPALDAPLFGIFLVVYVLTVLGNLLILLVIRVDSHLHTPMYSFLSNLSFIDMWFSTVTVPKMLMTLVSPSGGAISFHSCVAQLYFFHFLGSTECFLYAVMSYDRYLAISYPLRYTSMMSGRSCALLATSTWLNGSLHSAVQTILTFHLPYCGPNRIQHYLCDAPPILKLACADTTAIEIVIFVTVGIVASGCFLLIVVSYVSIVCSILRIHTSEGRCRAFQTCASHCIVVLCFFGPGLFIYLRPGSRKAVDGVVAVFYTVLTPLLNPVVYTLRNKEVKKALLKLKYKVAHSQSK, from the coding sequence ATGTCCAACGCCAGCCTCGTGACAGCATTCATTCTCACGGGCCTTCCCCATGCCCCAGCGCTGGACGCCCCACTCTTTGGAATCTTCCTGGTGGTTTATGTGCTCACTGTGCTGGGGAACCTCCTCATCCTGCTGGTGATCAGGGTGGATTCTCACCTCCACACCCCCATGTACTCCTTCCTCTCCAACCTGTCCTTCATTGACATGTGGTTCTCCACTGTCACGGtgcccaaaatgctgatgacCTTGGTGTCCCCAAGCGGCGGGGCTATCTCCTTCCACAGCTGTGTGGCTCAGCTCTATTTCTTTCACTTCCTGGGGAGCACCGAGTGTTTCCTCTATGCAGTCATGTCCTATGATCGCTACCTGGCCATCAGTTACCCGCTCAGGTACACCAGCATGATGAGTGGGCGCTCGTGTGCTCTCCTGGCCACCAGCACTTGGCTCAATGGCTCTCTGCACTCTGCTGTCCAGACCATATTGACTTTCCATTTGCCCTACTGTGGACCCAACCGGATCCAGCACTATTTGTGTGATGCACCGCCCATCCTGAAACTGGCCTGTGCAGACACCACAGCCATTGAGATTGTCATTTTTGTGACTGTTGGAATAGTGGCCTCGGGCTGCTTTCTTCTGATAGTGGTGTCCTATGTGTCCATTGTCTGTTCCATCCTGCGGATCCACACCTCAGAGGGGAGGTGCAGAGCCTTTCAGACCTGTGCCTCCCACTGCATCGTGGTCCTTTGCTTCTTTGGCCCTGGTCTTTTCATTTACCTGAGACCAGGCTCCAGGAAAGCTGTGGATGGGGTTGTGGCCGTTTTCTACACTGTGCTGACGCCCCTTCTCAACCCTGTTGTGTACACCCTGAGAAACAAGGAGGTGAAGAAAGCTCTGTTGAAGCTGAAATACAAAGTAGCACATTCTCAGAGCAAATAA